Proteins from a single region of Candidatus Angelobacter sp.:
- the rplK gene encoding 50S ribosomal protein L11 has product MAKKVVGQIKLQIPAGQANPAPPVGPALGQQGVNIMAFCKEFNATTRDQAGMVIPVVITVYQDKSFTFITKSPPASVLLKKAAGIASGSKTPNKEKVGKVTRKQVMDIVKLKMKDLNATTEEGGFRIVAGTARSMGIEVTT; this is encoded by the coding sequence ATGGCGAAGAAAGTTGTCGGGCAGATCAAATTGCAGATTCCCGCAGGTCAGGCGAATCCCGCCCCACCGGTCGGCCCCGCGCTGGGCCAGCAGGGCGTCAATATCATGGCGTTTTGCAAGGAATTCAACGCTACGACCCGGGATCAGGCCGGAATGGTGATACCCGTCGTTATCACGGTTTATCAGGACAAGTCGTTCACCTTTATCACCAAGTCGCCGCCCGCCTCGGTGCTCTTGAAGAAGGCTGCCGGCATTGCGTCGGGCTCCAAGACTCCGAACAAGGAAAAGGTGGGAAAGGTCACCCGGAAACAGGTCATGGACATCGTGAAGCTGAAAATGAAGGATCTGAACGCGACCACCGAAGAGGGTGGTTTCCGCATCGTCGCGGGAACTGCCCGCAGCATGGGCATCGAAGTCACGACGTAA